A stretch of DNA from Thalassospiraceae bacterium LMO-SO8:
TACTTTTCCCAGAGGGCGTCGGGGACGTCGCCGGCCGGCCCGGCGGCGTGGCGGCGCTCTTCGCGGATGCGGGCGTTCTCGCGCGCCACCAGGGGCAGGGCGATCTTGAGGAAGGCCTGCTTCTTGGCGTCGAGGTCGAGCGCTTCCAGATCGGTCGCGATGCGGGCCGCGAACACGGGCGGGACCACGCCCGTCCGGCGCACCTTGTCCAGGGACACGGCATGCAGCGGATCACGGGCCAGGGCGGCGACGGCGCGGGCCTGGCTCATGGCCGTCTTGCGCAGGTCGCGGTCGGTCATCTCGAAGGTGATCCCGGCGGCGGCCAGAAGGACGGCGGCAAGGCCCGCCGTGGCGGTCCAACGCGCCGGGGTCAGGCGCGGTAGGCATGCGGTCATGTTCATCACTTTTCGTTGCCGGTGCGGCCGTGTGGCCAAGATGTGGTCGGCCCTCGGGGGTTGCAAGGCCTTATCGCGCCTAGCCGCCTTTCGGGCATGCGACCCTAAATGCCGGGCAATGGGTGCGACATCAGGGCCGCATTACGGCCATTCCATGGCAACTTGTAACAGAAAACGACGGCCTGTCGCCGATTCTCGCCTTACCGGCCGTTGCAGGGCTTCAGGGACAGCAGATAGGCGACGAGGTCGCGGCGCTCCCAGTCGTCCTTGACGCCGTCATAGGTCATGGTCGTGCCGGGCACGACCCCCAACGGGTCGGCCAGGAACCGATCGAGGGTCTGATTGTTCCAGATGAACCCCGCGGCCCGCATGGCGCCGGAATAGTCGAACCCGGGCAGGCTCCCGGCCCGCCGGCCCTTGAGCCCGCAATGGCGCGGGCCGACGCGGTCATGGGCGACGGCGTGGCAGGCCAGGCAGCGGTCGTAAATCTGTTTACCGCGGACGGGGTCCGGGGCAACGGCGGCCTGTGCCGGGGACGCGGCGGCGATGGCGGCCGCCGCCAGCAGCCCGGCCCAGGCCCGGCGAAGGGCGGCGCGGACGTGGTCGGCGGCCCCCTTTCGGGGACCGCCGACGGCTGCGCCGAAGGGGGTGCGGCGCGCGCCCATTACGACACGAAGGCCACGGGAACGGGATTCTGGCCCAGGGCGTTGCGCAGCACCGCCCAATGCATGGCCTCGTCGCCGAGAATACTCGCCGCCGCCTTGGCCA
This window harbors:
- a CDS encoding c-type cytochrome, which translates into the protein MGARRTPFGAAVGGPRKGAADHVRAALRRAWAGLLAAAAIAAASPAQAAVAPDPVRGKQIYDRCLACHAVAHDRVGPRHCGLKGRRAGSLPGFDYSGAMRAAGFIWNNQTLDRFLADPLGVVPGTTMTYDGVKDDWERRDLVAYLLSLKPCNGR